The following are encoded in a window of Ogataea parapolymorpha DL-1 chromosome VII, whole genome shotgun sequence genomic DNA:
- a CDS encoding RNA polymerase II transcription factor B subunit 3 encodes MVELDWNNIPKDLCPVCKTDKYLSPTLQFKINPECYHKICDSCVDRIFSLGPSPCPYPNCGKILRKNRFKTQIFDDVDVERECDVRKRVVSVYNKTQEDFKSLDEYNAYLEEIEDYVYKLVNKIDVEQTEQKLKEYQQAHKHDIEMSNNQRDQEYEKFLKLQNLEKRYKAEKNKINREIIKEEQNLKNLSKLEVINQLQTASGEKDADKIIANVRDSMISKTSNYKEQLEELEKNYQEQREKIINGLDELKEEEKPKVPFTPFNGDRVVSPPYEYGEYKDPFLLKLVDDVQYKAGGYKIDFYFHKSLNDAFTGLRCIIEEEKETVDQVMG; translated from the coding sequence ATGGTTGAATTAGACTGGAACAATATTCCCAAGGATCTTTGTCCGGTTTGCAAGACCGACAAGTATCTTTCGCCCACACTGCAATTCAAAATCAACCCCGAGTGCTACCACAAGATCTGCGACTCGTGCGTGGACCGGATATTCTCGCTTGGGCCCTCGCCATGTCCATACCCCAATTGTGGCAAAATCCTGCGAAAAAACAGGTTTAAGACACAGATCTTTGATGACGTCGACGTTGAGCGCGAATGCGATGTGCGGAAGAGAGTGGTATCGGTGTACAATAAGACCCAGGAGGATTTCAAATCGCTGGACGAGTACAATGCCTACCTTGAGGAGATAGAGGATTACGTTTACAAGCtggtcaacaagatcgatgTTGAGCAGACGGAACAAAAGTTGAAGGAGTATCAGCAGGCGCACAAACATGACATTGAAATGAGCAACAACCAGCGCGACCAGGAATACGAGAAATTCCTCAAACTTCAGAACTTGGAGAAACGGTAcaaagctgaaaaaaataaaatcaatagagagatcatcaaggaggagcagaaccTCAAGAATTTGAGTAAGCTGGAGGTCATTAACCAACTACAGACCGCGTCGGGCGAGAAGGATGCAGACAAGATCATCGCCAACGTGCGCGATTCGATGATCAGCAAAACCAGTAACTAcaaggagcagctcgaggagctggaaaaaaattaccagGAGcagagagaaaaaatcatCAATGGcctggacgagctcaaagaggaggagaagcCCAAGGTGCCCTTCACGCCTTTCAACGGCGACCGTGTGGTATCTCCTCCGTACGAGTATGGAGAGTACAAGGACCCGTTCTTGCTCAAGCTCGTGGACGATGTACAGTACAAGGCGGGGGGTTACAAAATCGATTTTTACTTCCACAAGTCGCTTAATGACGCTTTTACCGGGCTCCGTTGCATAATagaagaggaaaaagagacAGTGGATCAGGTTATGGGGTAG